TTTCAATATTTCATGTCACTGCAAGTGCTTAGAAAGTCAGATGATGCCATGAAGGTCTTTCTGAGTGATACTGCTATTCAGATAAGGTACAAATCACTGCTTATGTATGtgagcttttaaatgcattacctTAAGAAAACAATAAACCTTACAGACCAGTACATTTTTTCATGAAAACACAGAATAGGTCAACTATTTGTAACAGGGATGTTGCAACTATTGATATAAATACCACCCAGTCCATCAAGCATATAAAACAGATATTAGTTATAGGTCTCAGCTGGGTAATCCTGGGTGTCAAGTTTAACTTTCTTGGAACACACAGTCAACTATTAAGAGGGAGGCTCggtggtacagtggttaaagggtcttgttaccaggaggttccaggttcaatccccagctcagccactgacttactacgtgtgaccctaagcaagtcgtttaacctccttgtgctctggcCTTCATATGAGAAGCAACACCGAAGTCctgttgtaagtaactctgcagcagcagcagctgtgatgtagttcaccccctagtctctgcaagtcactttAGATAAAAGCCTCTGCGAAACATTAACAATTGCACACAATTAGGCGTTACGCGggaagtgcaggatgcgccctatagcctggagatcgcggGTTCGAATCCAGGCACGTCATTGTCGACCATGACCAGGAGTTCTCAGGGGGCagagcacaattggccgagcgccgcccggatAGGgtgggcttaggtcagcagggcaatccataGTTCACGGCGCACAGAGATCGACTCCTGTGGCTGAGagtgcctgcgggtctgctgtggagccattcagatctatgttgtcctccagcactataggtctaatggcttcactgtggatccgcagtgcaaagaAAGACGGCTAAGCAGGGACACGTGGAGGACACGTGTGTCAGCCACCATTCCAAgttgccagggggttgcagcggtgaacagagattaataaaaaaaataaaataaactggtcgattccaaattggggtaaaatcactaatattaataatagcatACACTTTTCTTAGGGAAGTTTCAAGTACTCACTGTAGCCCATGCCCTGTATGAAGTACTTAAAGGCTTCTGTAAGTCTTGCAGGCTGCAAAAGAGAAACAACAATATCCTGTAAATATCTGCGGCaaccatttattaaaaacagactgACCATCTCGTGCATTTACACTTGCATAGAAGTACAGTAGTACTGGTGCAGTAAATATGTTGATTCAGAGTTGCAAGTAAAAACCTACAAactcaaaaataatattttaaatacttacAGTTCACTGCATGTCTATAATCTTAACAGAAGTGTTATGCTGTTGTAGATTATCCCATCACAGAATTTATGCCATCatacatttatacatacctgATCAACCTGTGGTAGCCCTCCACAATCTGCCAtctacaaatacataaataaagtactTTACTGTATTCTGCCTTTCCCCTTTGGTAACACTGAATTACATAAATGAAATAGTTCATGTGTTTAACTTGTCCTGTTAGGTTTAGGACAAGACTaaaagcagaaaatgtttttgaatatttatttttagtataacaattttattaaaataaaacaaaaagggggggggggtaaaaaaaaaaaaatcatatgtagCCATTCCAACAGCAGGTGGCCTTAGACTAGTGGACTTTTACCAACCTGCAACACTGTCAAAGTTAATAGATTATAGCTATGAATGCTGAGCAAGTATTTACTGATCAGTATCATTAATCTGCATTACTGGCTGCTAAGCTGATTCTGCCAGTGGCTTCTAATATTAGAGgctgtttatacacacacacagcgtaaTGCCTCTGATTATTCGGGCAGTTCATTCTaatcaattaccttcagaagAGTTGTCTTTGTTGGGTCCAGTTTAGAGTTGCATTCCaccttaaataaaatgaaacaaatattttacagcaCTCTCATTACTTATTCACTAAAGTATCAGTAATTCAATGCAATGCCACATCTGCCCTACAGCCACAGCACCGTCAGCACAACctaatgtctttaaaataaacgCCCCCCCTACACATACCTTTCTAaaacaaagggggaaaaaaaactatagCATTTGTATGTATAAACATACGCACCACGGCATCAACAGCTGGTGAGCTATCTCCAGCAACCAGAAGTGTAGGACATCTATAAGTCAACACAAGTAACGTTAGTTGAAGATTTAAAATATaggatttattaaatatttgatcAAGAGTTTTAGATTAAATCCAAATGGTACAGGATACGTTAAACTCACTTCAAGGTTTTCACGTTTAATTGTCCAGGAATTGGTCGTTCGATTTCCAGATCTCTTCGGCTATAAAATAGAagtaaataaattcaataaaacaaacaaaaaaaccatttCCTTTAATTGGAAGCAATGTTTGGTTAAGCCTTTACAGTATGACCAGTGCAAAACAACCTTGCTTGACATACAATTTAATATTTGACCAGCAATTACCTGTTGTATGAGTTTACAAAGAGCTGAAGGTTGCTTTGGTTGATCTCCTTGGTGATAAGTTGTCGGTATGTTTGGATCAAGTCATGGTTGTTATGGATTTCTTCCTGCATGGGAAAGACAAAAGAAACGTTTTACATACTGACTACCTTAAGATCCTGGATATAAAGAACTGGGTGGCACACCAGACCACCCATGTCTaagtaactgtttaaataatgtacctgtaaattTAGCTTTTCATTGCCAACATCCTGAAAACTTTTTATACTTCTaaaactttgaagtctgtttcaaagctcttttcaaaatggctgctctagtgcactggggtttgagatctgtcctttaaaatgaaatcattgcagagcgatttaaaaaaaaataccaaaatcacGGATCAGTATTGCTGTGTTACCCGATTGGCAAAGtggtcaataatccttacactatcagtatACTACAGCCATTTTGCTCTGAAACAGATTCCAATGTTATAAGTGTAATAAGTTtccaggatgttaatgaaaataaattataggCGTGTTAAACAGGTGGGGAGGTGTAACACTATTTGTTATAACCCCACAGTGATATGgcatgcaaagcaaaaaaaaaaaaaaatgataccttTCCAAACAGATGAGTAATGACTGTTTCTGGCAGAGCATGTGCCCATCCAGAAATCTGAAAAATCAaggtaaaaaaaagttaacattttgcATCCCgaaaaacatattttcagttgacattgtatttattaatttaggtTATATCAAATTAAGTCATCACATCCAACGTACTGGTACAACAACATCGACACAGATTCATAATCCTTACAACCTTAAATGGGCAACTCTGCCTCTACAATGGACATCCTAATTTGTTCAATGATGCCACAAGACATATCACTGTGGATGCCGTCCTAAATCATTGATGattaatattgattttatttttaataccttaTTAGCTGCCCAGTCGACCAATCCTTCTGCACAGGGATTAATGTTAATGAGCACCATTCCTTCCACCAATTCAGGGTGATTTAGCTGCAATAAAAGAAATGCACATGAATTACCAACCAGCAAACAGCAGcttaaataattaaaccattGATAATTGGGTAGTAGACAATGTTAGGGATAGCATATCCCTGTAGAGAACTTAAGTTAACTGTCATTCTTGCTCTTATCATAGATAATCAGGTAGGTGCAAAATGGCATTCAAGCCTACCAAAACTTGCCTGGATCTTATGATGAATAGCCTTATGtatcaacatttaaaatacattgagactAAAATACACATGGAAAGGAAGATTAAATGGAGTGTTTAGGGATAATGCTGTCATTAACACTAAAGTAAAAAATTATGAACGACAAACTCACCGCAAATTTAGATAGGATATAGGCACCAGCACCAATACCcattccaataacactttttagaCTGTTTGGcaatggagggaaaaaaaaaaaaagtttagtttagtttttaaacttAATTCACTAGATAGCAAATATTAGgataatgaattaaaaaaaaaaaaaacttatttgaaCTTATTTGTAATACAATGTATTGTACACAAGCCTGTCAAACTTATGCTTACCCCAAATTGTTGAGAACCAGTGGAAGCACATCAGAAAGCTGGTCCATAGATGGATAATTATACctagaaaaaaaagggggggggggggggggggggggggggggagggcatGAGGCAAacaaatcaattattattaaataaaaaatgtaggcTTTAAAAACCACTGACAGTCCACTGTACTGTAACCATAGGTTTTGGACACTTGCAAAAAAATGGATTATTCATTAAATTTAGTCCACTTCACTAGGCCAAATTATTTTTCTACTTGGTTCACAAATAGCACACGTATTTTATAGGTGACGACCCAGGAAAGTATTGCAATATGTTCAGAGATTTTTGCCCTCATTTGAACATGGTATGCTCAAAGTCTAAATCAAAACACAACAGCATGTCCATTCCTTTATACATACATATTGGAAACAATATCAATAAATTGAgaatcagtaataaaataaatatacatttgaattATGAAAGTGTCAAATAGATATCTCCATCAACATCAAATAAATAGGAGAATTTAAGCATATCTCATGGTGTACAGCTGTTCATTAAATGAAATATAACAACCCTTGATACCCTAGCAGAGTACATGGGACAGAAACAAGGACAGGAGGAAGCCGGCGACCACAGCTGTGTGCCTGAAGCCTTCATTTCACAAAATGCTCAAGTCTCCACATGAACCGAAAGCACACTGGGAAGCAAAACTTGAACGTGTCATCAGTTCAGTTGACTCACTAAAGGCAGAGATTGCTGAATCCAATAAAAGGATTCAAGCAACAGAAGAATGTATATCTTTTAAATGGAGGATAGAGACGGTGATAAATGTATTGTGACTGCTGGAAAGGCGACAACAGCTGCATGAGCAGGTGGATGATGCAGACTACAGGAGGCAGTTGCGGCAGTGTAACAAAAATATTAGAATAAAAAATTGGCCTGCCCGAGGGTTTGGAGGGTAAATTACCAATATGCTTTTTTGAAAGATGGATACCACAACTGGACATTGCAACTCTTAAAATAAGAGGGCCCATCAAACACTCGCTCCCAAACCTGGGGCGGACGGAAGAGCATGACCCATCAGAGATATTTCACAACTACAGGGACAGGCAAACTACTTAAACTGCAATGACCTGAAAGTCAATGTGAAGATGAGAATGTTCTTCCAGGAGTTTTTGTAGTTCAGAAACAGCGCCGCAAGTGTGATTCAGTACACAAGCAACTACGAGATGACAACATCTGGTTCGCTCTGTGTCCCTTTTCCTGTATTATTGAACTAGTACcaactaaactaaaatattgGATTGGTTTAACTTTAAtggatttataataatataatttgtgtACTTCCATATTATTGATAGATACAGCTACCATTGTTATTTTGAATATCTGCATGCTAATTACAGACTTAAGCAAATTATACTTATGTTTTGAATTAAGTGGTGGGGCGACAGTCTGGAGATTGGAGAGAGCAGAAAGATCAAGACAGCGATTGGAgtgtacaagagttttgaattagATCCGAGCAGCAAtggggagccagtgcagagagcagagcagcggtgtagtgtgggagaaacgaggaagggaaaagataaggcgagcagcagagttttggatgagctggtgAGGATGgatggcagaggcagggaggctggccaggagggagttgcagtaaagacaggacagtaccagggcctgaactagctgcgtggagtagttggtgaggaaggggcaaattctacatatgttgctgaggaagatgAGACAGGAGTGTGCCAGAGTAGGGCGACACCAAGGttcatctgtttatttataaaaaaaaaaaaaaaaaaggaaatacaattgatagcataaaaaaaaaaacatttactgtatttttccccaaagaaactgtacatgcagatggaggcaATTGTTTTTACACATCTTGCAATGTGTCTTTagagaaaatacgattgatcgcAAGTTAACTTCAGAATTacacattaaatgaaaggctattacagaggctgctgaacagaatgtaaaataaacagctttcagaaaacaaactggaaagtcagcgcagacaaaaaatattcctgtcagttgtagccaagttaaatattgcctttattaaagtatgccgatgcccttgggtaaccaagttttggaACTGTTTCTAACAGATGTGAAAATCTGTATTTAAACAGGTCAGTGAAATTCtaaattttattccataacctgcccgcgatttaagtagacccctaatatttgtattattattattaataatgcctACTGAATATAATACAGCACTGACAGAGTACAAGAGCAGTCATAGAGTCTGGATGCTGAGAAAGCTTTCATAAGAGTGGGGTGGTTATAGGGTTACAACGCATGGGCTCGGGAGAAGTATATTAAATGGGTTATGTATTGTATCAAGATCCAAGGGCTTCTCATTACAAATGGTCTGTGCTCTGAACAATTGCTCTTTGCAGGGATACAAGACAGGGGTGTCTACTGCAGCCTCTGCCAGCAGCTCAATTACCATAGCAAATAACAGAGGCTCCAATATTCGCTGTGGTCAGACTGGTACAAGAAAACACCATTTGTCACTATATGCCAACGACTTATTTttgaccacacacacaaaaaaggggGGTTGGTGCCGACACTAATGGAGGTAATTAAATCTTTTGGAGCTTTCTCTGGATAAAAGATACATTTGAGCAAAGCCGTGATTATGAAAGGGACTTCTAGAAGAATAAGACTTTCAGTATGACATTTTGGATTAAATTCTTTCAGCACTCATAATACTGCTCACCAATGAATAAGTGCAAGTTGAAAAAGGGATGTTTGAGTGCAGAAATGTTTTTACCCCATCTTCATCCCCCGCTAGATTAGAGAAACAGAGTTGGGTGTTTGTTtctacagtgtatgaaaacattaaaattaatccCACGCAGGTGAAGCAACCGGTTGTCGGTTTTACTTATATTTGACAAAGTGATCTCTTGTATTTCTTGCCAGTTTAATTCTGCACAATTATACATTACCACATCTGAGCGGAGGAGTGTGCGCAACGATTAGGCTTTTTGGCATGGTATTCCATGTTTCTAGGGCAACTTTCAGTGGTATACAAGTAATACAAGAAATGCATAAAAAACAGTTACAAAGCATAAGTATTCAAATTCCCAATGTCACAAGACACTGCGAGATCCGACAGCGGGATGCAAGTTCTTTTAGTCAATGCTGCTGACAGTCAAAGTTATCAACCTAGAAAGTATAAGGCATATTCACATCACAAATCAACTAAGAACACGAGACAAAGAAAATCTAAAATAGGCTacaaaacaagttttaaacaaGCAAATTTCACGGTTCGTcactatttaattttttaaatgccgcaaactgttttaaacatgtcACCCGCTTTTAAAATCT
This Polyodon spathula isolate WHYD16114869_AA chromosome 3, ASM1765450v1, whole genome shotgun sequence DNA region includes the following protein-coding sequences:
- the LOC121313669 gene encoding protein NDRG1-like; translation: MMTESQDSKQLLVDRELPGLREAMQVFVTKEHDIETPHGVIHVTMQGLPKGNRPVILTYHDIGLNHKSCFDSLFSFEDMHEITQHFAVCHVDAPGQQKEAPAFPVGYNYPSMDQLSDVLPLVLNNLGLKSVIGMGIGAGAYILSKFALNHPELVEGMVLININPCAEGLVDWAANKISGWAHALPETVITHLFGKEEIHNNHDLIQTYRQLITKEINQSNLQLFVNSYNSRRDLEIERPIPGQLNVKTLKCPTLLVAGDSSPAVDAVVECNSKLDPTKTTLLKMADCGGLPQVDQPARLTEAFKYFIQGMGYMPSASMTRLVRSRTASGSSVTSMEGNRSRAHTSEGTRSRSHTGEGSRNRTHTSDGSRSRSHTDTNIESNSSHATADPTVPKAMELSC